One genomic segment of Vulpes vulpes isolate BD-2025 chromosome 2, VulVul3, whole genome shotgun sequence includes these proteins:
- the ZNF423 gene encoding zinc finger protein 423 isoform X4 has product MIGDGCDLGLGEEEGGTGLPYPCQFCDKSFIRLSYLKRHEQIHSDKLPFKCTYCSRLFKHKRSRDRHIKLHTGDKKYHCHECEAAFSRSDHLKIHLKTHSSSKPFKCTVCKRGFSSTSSLQSHMQAHKKNKEHLAKSEKEAKKDDFMCDYCEDTFSQTEELEKHVLTRHPQLSEKADLQCIHCPEVFVDENTLLAHIHQAHANQKHKCPMCPEQFSSVEGVYCHLDSHRQPDSSNHSVSPDPVLGSVASMSSATPDSSASVERGSTPDSTLKPLRGPKKLRDDGQGWSKVVYSCPYCSKRDFHSLAVLEIHLKTIHADKPQQSHTCQICLDSMPTLYNLNEHVCKLHKNHAYPVMQFGNISAFHCNYCPEMFADINSLQEHIRVSHCGPNVNPPDGNNAFFCNQCSMGFLTESSLTEHIQQAHCGVGGAKLESPVVQPAQSFMEVYSCPYCTNSPIFGSILKLTKHIKENHKNIPLAHSKKSKAEQSPVSSDVEVSSPKRQRLSASANSISNGEYPCNQCDLKFSNFESFQTHLKLHLELLLRKQACPQCKEDFDSQESLLQHLTVHYMTTSTHYVCESCDKQFSSVDDLQKHLLDMHTFVLYHCTLCQEVFDSKVSIQVHLAVKHSNEKKMYRCTACNWDFRKEADLQVHVKHSHLGNPAKAHKCIFCGETFSTEVELQCHITTHSKKYNCKFCSKAFHAIILLEKHLREKHCVFDAATENGTANGVPPTAAAAAAAKKTEPADLPGMLLKNPEAPNSHEASEDDVDASEPMYGCDICGAAYTMEVLLQNHRLRDHNIRPGEDDGSRKKAEFIKGSHKCNVCSRTFFSENGLREHLQTHRGPAKHYMCPICGERFPSLLTLTEHKVTHSKSLDTGTCRICKMPLQSEEEFIEHCQMHPDLRNSLTGFRCVVCMQTVTSTLELKIHGTFHMQKLAGSSAASSPNGQGLQKLYKCALCLKEFRSKQDLVKLDVNGLPYGLCAGCMARSANGQAGGLAPPEPADRPCAGLRCPECSVKFECAEDLESHMQVDHRDLTPETSGPRKGAQTSPVPRKKTYQCIKCQMTFENEREIQIHVANHMIEEGINHECKLCNQMFDSPAKLLCHLIEHSFEGMGGTFKCPVCFTVFVQANKLQQHIFAVHGQEDKIYDCSQCPQKFFFQTELQNHTMSQHAQ; this is encoded by the exons ATGATCGGAGATGGGTGTGACCTCGGCTTGGGCGAGGAGGAAGGGGGCACGGGCCTGCCATACCCTTGCCAGTTCTGCGACAAGTCCTTCATCCGCCTGAGCTACTTGAAGCGGCACGAGCAGATCCACAGTGACAAGTTGCCGTTCAAGTGCACCTACTGCAGCCGCCTCTTCAAGCACAAGAGGAGCCGCGACCGGCACATCAAGCTGCACACGGGTGACAAGAAGTACCACTGTCACGAGTGCGAGGCCGCCTTCTCCCGCAGCGACCACCTCAAGATCCACCTGAAGACCCACAGCTCCAGCAAGCCCTTCAAGTGCACCGTGTGCAAGCGCGGCTTCTCCTCCACCAGCTCACTGCAGAGCCACATGCAGGCGCACAAGAAGAACAAGGAGCATCTGGCCAAGTCGGAGAAGGAGGCCAAGAAGGACGACTTCATGTGTGACTACTGCGAGGACACCTTCAGCCAGACGGAGGAGCTGGAGAAGCACGTGCTCACCCGCCACCCCCAGCTCTCCGAGAAGGCCGACCTGCAGTGCATCCACTGCCCTGAGGTCTTCGTGGACGAGAACACGCTGCTCGCCCACATCCACCAAGCCCACGCCAACCAGAAACACAAGTGCCCCATGTGCCCCGAGCAGTTCTCCTCGGTGGAGGGTGTCTACTGCCACCTGGACAGCCACCGGCAGCCTGACTCCAGCAACCACAGCGTCAGCCCTGACCCTGTGCTGGGCAGCGTGGCCTCCATGAGTAGTGCCACGCCGGACTCCAGCGCCTCTGTGGAGCGCGGCTCCACCCCGGACTCCACCTTGAAGCCACTGCGGGGCCCGAAGAAATTGCGGGATGATGGGCAGGGCTGGTCCAAGGTGGTCTACAGCTGCCCCTACTGCTCTAAGCGGGACTTTCACAGCCTGGCAGTGCTGGAGATCCACCTGAAGACCATCCATGCGGACAAGCCCCAGCAGAGCCACACGTGTCAGATCTGCCTGGACTCCATGCCCACCCTGTACAACCTCAACGAGCACGTCTGCAAGCTGCACAAGAACCATGCCTACCCCGTGATGCAGTTCGGCAACATCTCTGCCTTCCACTGCAACTACTGCCCCGAGATGTTCGCTGACATCAATAGTCTGCAGGAGCACATCCGCGTCTCCCACTGCGGCCCCAATGTCAACCCGCCCGACGGCAACAACGCCTTCTTCTGCAACCAGTGCTCCATGGGCTTCCTTACTGAATCCTCCCTCACAGAGCACATCCAGCAGGCCCACTGTGGTGTGGGTGGCGCCAAGCTAGAGTCCCCGGTCGTGCAGCCCGCGCAGTCCTTCATGGAGGTCTACTCCTGTCCCTACTGCACCAACTCGCCCATCTTTGGCTCTATCCTGAAGCTCACCAAGCACATTAAGGAGAATCACAAGAACATCCCGCTCGCCCACAGCAAGAAGTCCAAGGCGGAGCAGAGCCCGGTGTCCTCCGACGTGGAGGTGTCTTCCCCCAAGCGGCAGCGGCTCTCTGCCAGTGCCAACTCCATCTCCAATGGCGAGTACCCCTGTAACCAGTGTGATCTCAAGTTCTCCAACTTTGAGAGTTTCCAGACCCACCTGAAGCTGcacctggagctgctgctgcgGAAGCAGGCGTGCCCGCAGTGCAAAGAGGACTTTGACTCCCAGGAGTCCCTCCTGCAGCACCTGACGGTCCACTACATGACCACGTCGACCCACTACGTGTGCGAGAGCTGTGATAAGCAGTTCTCCTCTGTGGATGACCTGCAGAAGCACCTGCTGGACATGCACACCTTTGTGCTGTACCACTGCACCCTGTGCCAGGAGGTCTTCGACTCCAAGGTATCCATCCAGGTGCACCTGGCGGTGAAGCACAGCAATGAGAAGAAGATGTACCGCTGCACGGCCTGCAACTGGGACTTCCGCAAGGAGGCTGACCTGCAGGTGCATGTCAAACACAGCCACCTAGGCAACCCGGCCAAGGCACACAAGTGCATCTTCTGTGGGGAGACCTTCAGCACCGAGGTGGAGCTGCAGTGCCACATCACCACGCACAGCAAGAAGTACAACTGCAAGTTCTGCAGCAAGGCCTTCCACGCCATCATCTTGCTGGAGAAGCACCTGCGTGAAAAGCACTGCGTGTTCGATGCTGCCACAGAGAACGGCACAGCCAACGGGGTGCCCCCcactgccgccgccgccgccgctgccaaGAAGACTGAGCCCGCTGACCTGCCGGGTATGCTGCTTAAGAACCCCGAGGCGCCCAATAGCCATGAAGCCAGTGAGGACGACGTGGATGCGTCGGAGCCCATGTACGGCTGCGACATCTGCGGGGCGGCCTACACCATGGAGGTGCTGCTGCAGAACCACCGGCTGCGAGATCACAACATCCGGCCCGGCGAGGACGACGGCTCACGCAAGAAGGCCGAGTTCATCAAGGGCAGCCACAAGTGCAACGTGTGCTCGCGGACGTTCTTCTCGGAGAACGGGCTCCGGGAGCACCTGCAGACGCACCGGGGCCCCGCCAAGCACTACATGTGCCCCATCTGCGGCGAGCGCTTCCCTTCCCTGCTAACGCTCACCGAGCACAAGGTGACCCACAGCAAGAGCCTGGACACGGGCACCTGTCGGATCTGCAAGATGCCCCTGCAGAGTGAGGAGGAGTTTATCGAGCACTGTCAGATGCATCCCGACCTGCGCAACTCGCTCACAGGCTTCCGCTGTGTCGTGTGCATGCAGACGGTCACCTCCACGCTCGAGCTCAAGATCCACGGCACCTTCCACATGCAGAAGCTGGCGGGCAGCTCAGCAGCCTCCTCCCCCAATGGCCAGGGGCTGCAGAAGCTCTACAAGTGTGCCCTGTGCCTCAAGGAGTTCCGCAGCAAGCAGGACCTGGTGAAGCTCGACGTCAACGGGCTCCCCTACGGCCTCTGCGCCGGCTGCATGGCCCGCAGCGCCAACGGACAGGCGGGCGGCCTGGCCCCGCCCGAGCCCGCCGACCGGCCCTGCGCTGGCCTCCGCTGTCCCGAGTGTAGCGTCAAGTTCGAGTGTGCCGAGGACCTGGAGAGCCACATGCAGGTGGACCACCGCGACCTCACGCCGGAGACCAGTGGGCCCCGGAAAGGCGCCCAGACGTCGCCAGTGCCCCGG AAAAAGACATACCAGTGCATCAAGTGCCAGATGACCTTTGAGAACGAGAGAGAGATCCAAATCCATGTTGCCAACCACATGATTG